The following proteins are encoded in a genomic region of Schistocerca serialis cubense isolate TAMUIC-IGC-003099 chromosome 9, iqSchSeri2.2, whole genome shotgun sequence:
- the LOC126419639 gene encoding uncharacterized protein LOC126419639: MPHVQVSEKQQISLWNILKNDITLTLPFRHWDLVESIAPEINSWTWQIKFNTALETARYVILAFQSNRNLITADSSVFDKINISNLKVYLNSSKFPEENFAVDFDMKNTAQAFEMYANFQSLYYGDSSVRRGNPLMNRTEFQNCPIFFIDCSHQDETLKSSVVDMKIEIETKEAFA; encoded by the coding sequence ATGCCGCATGTTCAGGTGTCTGAAAAGCAACAAATATCACTGTGGAATATCTTAAAAAATGATATCACTTTGACTCTACCTTTTCGTCACTGGGATTTGGTTGAAAGCATTGCGCCAGAAATTAACTCATGGACATGGCAAATTAAATTTAATACAGCTCTTGAAACAGCAAGGTATGTAATATTGGCTTTTCAGTCAAACAGAAATTTGATTACTGCTGACTCTAGTGTATTCGACAAAATAAACATATCAAACTTGAAGGTGTATTTAAATTCTTCTAAATTCCCAGAGGAgaattttgctgttgattttgacATGAAGAATACTGCACAGGCGTTTGAAATGTATGCCAATTTTCAATCGCTGTATTATGGAGATAGCAGTGTAAGAAGAGGTAACCCGCTCATGAACCGTACTGAATTTCAGAACTGTCCTATATTTTTCATTGATTGTTCTCATcaagacgaaacactgaaatcttcGGTCGTTGACATGAAGATTGAAATAGAAACAAAAGAAGCATTTGCGTAA
- the LOC126419640 gene encoding uncharacterized protein LOC126419640, protein MEKVRKKEVHFPNEACTSVHILNDWDFSVYREARIGLCWQRAAIDSLRFKQRIEQMCKIISPILDDAHRQRIAKARQNIRRKMLSLHKRETETKSVLEKTFKPISQPLKELIHRFPARENNSNSAARCQDKINGCDINEKYDDDDDDVEKKKKMKSSRKIQELCIAENAAGQLAASYFNKPIDKTRDTVYGVRFDPL, encoded by the exons ATGGAGAAGGTGAGAAAAAAGGAAGTGCACTTTCCAAATGAAGCATGTACCTCAGTGCACATTTTAAATGACTGGGATTTTTCGGTATACAGAGAGGCTCGCATAGGACTTTGCTGGCAACGTGCCGCCATTGACAGTCTTCGATTCAAGCAACGTATAGAACAAATGTGTAAAATTATATCACCAATCCTCGACGATGCGCATAGGCAGCGT ATCGCTAAAGCTAGACAGAATATCCGAAGAAAGATGCTATCCCTACATAaaagagaaactgaaacaaaatctgtgcTGGAAAAGACATTTAAGCCCATTTCACAACCACTAAAGGAACTGATTCACCGATTTCCGGCGAGAGAAAACAATAGCAATTCTGCAGCTAGATGTCAAGACAAAATCAACGGCtgtgacattaatgaaaaatatgatgacgatgatgatgatgtggagaaaaagaaaaaaatgaaaagtagcagaaaaataCAAGAGTTGTGTATAGCAGAAAATGCAGCTGGTCAACTGGCGGCTTCGTACTTTAATAAACCGATAGACAAAACGCGCGACACCGTGTACGGCGtaagatttgatccattataa